In Oscillatoria acuminata PCC 6304, a single window of DNA contains:
- a CDS encoding DUF6816 family protein: MVLILLFIPGNALAGPLADRLQAFPNWQSKPVVSVAEGDLIYPDWIKGTWDVTSTLIEQIAPLAPSLVTPGFEKNQAYLNQPVQFQVRFVQGLRLNPGRWRGIPIPVSRNQTVVADRAFNGLKIAQAYLGSRAVESVKVDPENPNRQITVLNGDRQLVSLVTGRGSEIPAPDQFISTEITQQIFRRQPQIYLNEVETTTHYQRGKDAPEKITANQITAIYLSPQDPDYFAAGGKAIALYRYQLQLSPVATPNR, translated from the coding sequence CGGACCGTTTGCAAGCCTTTCCCAATTGGCAGAGTAAACCTGTGGTTTCTGTGGCAGAGGGAGATTTGATTTATCCTGACTGGATCAAAGGGACTTGGGATGTAACCAGTACCCTAATTGAACAGATTGCCCCCCTCGCGCCGAGTCTGGTGACCCCTGGATTTGAGAAGAATCAAGCCTATTTGAATCAGCCAGTGCAATTTCAGGTGCGATTTGTGCAGGGGTTGCGATTGAATCCGGGGAGATGGCGGGGAATCCCAATTCCGGTTTCTAGGAATCAGACGGTGGTTGCCGATCGCGCCTTTAATGGGTTAAAAATTGCCCAAGCCTATTTGGGCAGTCGGGCGGTGGAATCGGTCAAAGTTGACCCAGAGAATCCGAACCGACAGATTACGGTTTTGAATGGCGATCGCCAACTGGTATCCCTGGTAACCGGCAGAGGCAGCGAAATTCCTGCACCGGATCAGTTTATCTCCACAGAAATTACCCAGCAGATTTTTCGCCGCCAACCGCAGATTTATCTCAATGAAGTGGAAACCACCACCCACTATCAACGGGGGAAGGATGCGCCAGAGAAAATTACTGCCAATCAAATCACGGCGATTTATTTATCCCCCCAGGATCCGGATTACTTTGCAGCCGGAGGCAAGGCGATCGCGCTTTATCGCTATCAATTACAATTATCTCCTGTTGCCACACCGAACCGATAG
- a CDS encoding ABC transporter ATP-binding protein: MSRSHYWLLLPYLRPHWNTIIRALICTLIFTVFWPLQAWLAGRIANFIGAGDVVAIARLAGIGALIFLGQGIVQYGQDSLMASAALSIALDLRKSIYSHLHKLNLGFFETAKTGDLSYRLTEDIDRIGEVVNKFFHQFVPCVLQLVVVVGYMIYLNWQLTFATLFIAPFMAIIVSWFGNKLLIVSRRSQTQISNLSALISEVFSGIRLVQAFAAEDYEIERFSKEAEHNRRMKYRAEQLKAIQFPVVGFLEALSVLLLFFLGGWQISQGNLTGSEFVSYVAAVALVINPIALTTSNYNEFKQAEASVDRIFELFAVEATVVEKPGAVALPAVTGKVEYRNVSFAYATQPLLNPKNQEEVPVLQGLSLLASPGEAIALVGASGAGKTTLVNLLPRFYDVKSGQILIDGIDIRDVTIPSLRRQIGIVPQETILFTGSIAQNIAFGQLDYRLDEIEAAAKIANADEFIQKLPDGYQSWVGERGVNLSGGQRQRIAIARAVLLNPRILILDEATSALDSESEALVQEALERLMQNRTVFIIAHRLGTVRRADRILVMEKGQIIESGTHQELLEREGQYAKFYAQQFERG, from the coding sequence TTGTCTCGATCGCATTATTGGTTACTGCTGCCTTACCTGCGTCCCCACTGGAACACCATCATCCGGGCGCTGATTTGTACGTTGATTTTTACCGTCTTTTGGCCTTTACAAGCCTGGTTAGCCGGTCGGATTGCTAATTTTATCGGGGCCGGGGATGTGGTGGCGATCGCCCGATTAGCGGGTATTGGTGCGCTCATTTTCTTGGGTCAAGGAATCGTCCAATATGGTCAAGATTCCCTCATGGCTTCTGCCGCCCTCTCCATCGCCCTCGACCTCCGCAAATCCATTTATAGCCACCTCCACAAGCTCAATCTCGGCTTTTTTGAAACCGCCAAAACCGGCGACCTTTCCTATCGCCTCACGGAAGATATTGACCGAATTGGGGAAGTAGTCAATAAATTTTTCCATCAATTTGTGCCATGCGTTTTGCAACTGGTGGTGGTGGTAGGATACATGATTTATTTGAATTGGCAACTCACTTTTGCCACCCTATTCATTGCCCCATTCATGGCTATTATTGTCAGTTGGTTCGGCAATAAATTATTAATTGTTTCCCGGCGCAGTCAAACCCAAATTTCTAATTTATCGGCGTTAATTTCTGAAGTTTTTAGTGGGATTCGCTTAGTTCAAGCCTTTGCTGCTGAAGACTATGAAATTGAGCGCTTTTCTAAAGAAGCCGAACATAATCGCCGGATGAAATATCGGGCAGAACAATTAAAGGCGATTCAGTTTCCTGTGGTGGGATTTTTAGAAGCCTTAAGTGTGTTATTGCTGTTTTTCCTGGGAGGATGGCAAATTTCCCAAGGAAATCTAACCGGGAGTGAATTTGTTAGTTATGTAGCAGCAGTGGCGTTGGTGATTAATCCCATTGCTTTGACGACGAGTAATTATAACGAATTTAAACAGGCAGAGGCATCGGTAGACCGAATTTTTGAATTGTTTGCTGTGGAAGCAACGGTGGTGGAAAAACCTGGTGCAGTCGCCTTACCAGCAGTTACAGGAAAGGTGGAATATCGGAATGTTTCCTTTGCCTACGCTACCCAACCGCTTCTCAACCCCAAAAACCAAGAAGAAGTGCCGGTATTGCAAGGGTTAAGTTTATTGGCATCCCCAGGAGAGGCGATCGCCTTAGTCGGTGCTTCGGGGGCGGGTAAAACCACGTTAGTCAATCTTTTGCCTCGGTTTTATGATGTGAAATCAGGACAAATTCTGATTGATGGAATTGACATTCGAGATGTCACCATTCCCAGTTTACGCCGTCAAATTGGCATTGTTCCTCAGGAAACCATTTTATTTACGGGAAGTATTGCCCAAAATATTGCTTTTGGACAACTGGATTATCGGTTAGATGAGATTGAAGCAGCAGCGAAAATTGCGAATGCGGATGAGTTTATTCAAAAACTGCCTGATGGGTATCAGAGTTGGGTAGGAGAAAGAGGGGTTAATTTATCTGGGGGTCAACGACAACGAATTGCGATCGCCCGCGCGGTCCTTCTCAATCCCCGAATCCTCATCTTAGATGAAGCCACCTCTGCCTTAGATTCCGAATCGGAAGCGTTAGTCCAAGAAGCATTAGAACGGTTAATGCAAAATCGCACCGTATTTATTATCGCTCACCGTCTCGGCACTGTCCGTCGCGCCGATCGCATTTTAGTCATGGAAAAAGGACAAATTATCGAATCTGGAACCCATCAGGAACTATTGGAACGAGAGGGACAATATGCTAAATTTTACGCCCAACAGTTTGAGAGGGGATAA
- a CDS encoding c-type cytochrome, with translation MLENNTIFVHPLKTTLTLTNDLAKPEAVEPCPITSGAIAFGARSTVIGFILVGIVLGIILAIQLQVSDPYVKTVLTLDGDSVRGHAIFQMNCAGCHGIQNGRQVGPSLTGVSQRKSPVGIINQVTGGKTPPMPQFQPNPQDMADLLEYVESL, from the coding sequence ATGTTAGAAAATAATACAATATTTGTACATCCCTTGAAAACCACCTTAACCTTGACTAACGATCTCGCCAAACCTGAAGCAGTAGAACCTTGTCCCATCACAAGTGGGGCGATCGCCTTTGGTGCGCGAAGCACAGTCATTGGCTTTATTCTGGTGGGTATTGTCCTCGGGATTATTCTCGCCATACAATTACAAGTCTCGGATCCTTATGTGAAAACGGTCCTAACCCTCGATGGAGACTCGGTTCGGGGTCATGCTATCTTTCAAATGAACTGTGCGGGTTGTCATGGCATCCAGAATGGACGGCAGGTGGGACCCAGCCTTACCGGGGTTTCTCAAAGGAAATCCCCCGTCGGCATTATTAATCAGGTAACAGGGGGCAAAACGCCGCCAATGCCCCAATTTCAACCGAATCCTCAAGATATGGCGGATTTATTAGAATATGTTGAAAGTCTTTAA
- the petG gene encoding cytochrome b6-f complex subunit V yields the protein MVEPLLSGIVLGLVVVTLAGLFFAAYQQYKRGNDLGL from the coding sequence GTGGTTGAACCGTTACTGTCTGGCATCGTGTTGGGTTTGGTTGTGGTGACTCTAGCTGGTTTGTTTTTCGCCGCTTACCAGCAGTACAAGCGCGGGAACGATTTGGGTTTGTAA
- the rsmD gene encoding 16S rRNA (guanine(966)-N(2))-methyltransferase RsmD: MSLRIYGNRLLKTLPGEQTRPTAARVREAVFNVWQGSIAGCRWLDLCAGAGTMSAEALCRGAVEVVAMEQSPRALAIIRENLQRVKQADQRVDILRGDVMARLKSLQGRQFDRMYFDPPYASSLYQPVLVAIAQYQLLAPDGEIAVEHRSDRLTLDPIPTLEIIRERRYSNTTVTFIGLSDESFN, translated from the coding sequence ATGAGCCTTAGAATTTATGGTAATCGGTTACTGAAAACTTTACCCGGTGAGCAAACTCGACCGACTGCGGCACGGGTGCGCGAAGCGGTGTTTAATGTTTGGCAAGGGAGTATTGCTGGATGTCGGTGGTTGGATTTATGTGCCGGTGCCGGGACGATGAGTGCAGAGGCGTTATGTCGGGGTGCTGTAGAAGTGGTGGCGATGGAACAGTCCCCTCGTGCCTTGGCGATTATTCGGGAAAATTTGCAACGGGTGAAGCAGGCGGATCAAAGGGTGGACATTCTGCGCGGTGATGTGATGGCGCGGTTGAAATCTTTGCAGGGTCGCCAATTTGACCGGATGTATTTCGATCCGCCTTATGCCAGTAGTCTTTATCAACCTGTGTTGGTGGCGATCGCCCAATATCAACTCCTGGCACCCGATGGGGAAATTGCGGTGGAACATCGCAGCGATCGCCTAACCCTGGACCCGATTCCCACCCTGGAAATCATTCGGGAACGGCGTTACAGCAATACGACAGTCACATTCATCGGGTTATCCGATGAGTCATTCAATTAA
- a CDS encoding Uma2 family endonuclease, whose protein sequence is MVRIPPNRTGEPLTPPPELGAVEDIPSLILPNIRWQTYEALLLDLKDSGGVRVAYDQGTLELMVPSQEHESYSLSIHDYIVVLADELNLNLMNLGSTTWKREDIQRGLEPDQCYYIQNEPRVRSQLKIDLTVDPPPDLVLEVDITSGSLNKLPIYQSLKIPEIWRYRRRGLEIFELQGEEYLQRDFSPTFSPITVTAAIPEFIQKSRSIGQMAALRSFRNWVKEQLQNQ, encoded by the coding sequence ATGGTAAGAATTCCACCAAACCGGACCGGAGAACCCCTGACGCCCCCCCCAGAATTAGGCGCTGTAGAGGATATTCCCTCCCTTATTTTACCCAATATCCGTTGGCAAACCTACGAAGCACTTTTATTAGACTTAAAAGATAGTGGTGGGGTGAGGGTTGCCTATGACCAAGGAACGTTAGAACTTATGGTTCCATCACAAGAACATGAAAGCTACAGTTTATCTATCCATGATTATATTGTCGTTTTGGCAGACGAGTTAAACCTCAATTTGATGAATTTAGGCTCTACTACCTGGAAAAGAGAAGATATTCAGCGCGGATTAGAACCGGATCAATGCTATTATATTCAAAATGAGCCTCGGGTGAGAAGTCAACTCAAAATTGACCTGACTGTAGACCCTCCGCCTGATTTAGTCCTTGAGGTGGATATCACCAGTGGGTCTCTCAACAAATTACCCATTTATCAATCCTTGAAAATCCCCGAAATTTGGCGCTACCGGCGCAGAGGTTTAGAAATCTTTGAGTTGCAGGGTGAGGAATACCTGCAAAGGGATTTCAGTCCGACATTTTCACCCATTACCGTTACTGCTGCGATTCCCGAATTTATTCAAAAAAGCCGCAGCATTGGACAAATGGCTGCATTGCGTTCCTTTAGAAATTGGGTGAAAGAGCAATTGCAGAATCAGTAA
- a CDS encoding nucleotidyltransferase family protein, translating to MVKTKIELPKEKIEAFCHQWKITEFALFGSVLREDFRPDSDIDVLVTFAPDATISLLDLVRMEQELEELFQRDVDLLSKGAIQESHNWIRRQEILGTAEVFYAAG from the coding sequence ATGGTTAAAACTAAAATTGAACTCCCAAAAGAGAAAATCGAGGCATTTTGTCACCAGTGGAAAATCACGGAATTTGCCTTGTTTGGTTCAGTCTTACGGGAAGATTTTCGCCCAGATAGCGATATTGATGTCCTGGTGACCTTTGCACCGGATGCAACAATTAGTTTACTAGATTTAGTCCGCATGGAGCAAGAATTAGAAGAACTTTTTCAGCGGGATGTGGACTTACTTAGCAAAGGGGCGATTCAAGAAAGCCATAACTGGATTCGACGCCAAGAAATTTTAGGAACGGCGGAGGTATTTTATGCAGCGGGATAA
- a CDS encoding HepT-like ribonuclease domain-containing protein — MQRDKASLLDAARSATLVMEFVSGMDKVTLAEDVKTQAALLYEIIIMGEAVKRLSTEFINEHPEISWGEIRGMRNRLTHEYDKVDINIVWDTIQNDIPQFLAAIEPLLPIEEESEEE; from the coding sequence ATGCAGCGGGATAAAGCATCACTTTTAGATGCAGCACGATCAGCCACCTTGGTTATGGAATTTGTATCTGGAATGGACAAAGTAACCTTGGCTGAAGATGTAAAGACTCAGGCGGCTCTCCTGTACGAAATCATTATTATGGGAGAGGCCGTAAAACGTCTCTCGACTGAATTCATCAATGAGCATCCTGAAATTTCATGGGGCGAAATTAGAGGGATGAGAAACCGATTGACTCACGAATATGATAAGGTGGATATCAATATTGTTTGGGACACCATTCAAAATGATATTCCCCAATTTTTGGCAGCTATTGAACCCCTACTCCCCATTGAGGAGGAGTCAGAGGAAGAATAG
- a CDS encoding DUF1648 domain-containing protein: MKDPQQRPVIEAIAYSPLEIILEITALLGVVASLAIGLYYWQNLPGSVPLHFGITGEPDLWGPKLTFWLIPAIGVISYLSMTLTNFFPNTFNYPVPITPENIQNQYKIARKLLLWMKAELMGIILWIEWETIRVAMKKSPNLSIFYLLGFLGLLFLTIGFYLRQSYRDR, translated from the coding sequence ATGAAAGACCCTCAGCAAAGACCCGTTATTGAGGCGATCGCCTACTCCCCCTTAGAAATCATCCTGGAAATTACCGCATTGCTGGGTGTGGTTGCCAGTCTGGCGATCGGCCTCTATTATTGGCAGAACCTTCCTGGGTCCGTTCCCCTGCACTTTGGCATCACAGGGGAACCCGACTTATGGGGACCTAAACTCACATTCTGGTTAATTCCTGCGATCGGCGTCATCAGTTATCTCTCGATGACCCTGACTAATTTTTTTCCCAATACCTTTAATTATCCGGTTCCCATCACCCCCGAAAACATCCAAAATCAATATAAGATTGCTCGTAAACTGTTGCTTTGGATGAAAGCAGAACTGATGGGAATTATCCTCTGGATTGAATGGGAAACGATTCGAGTGGCTATGAAAAAATCCCCTAATTTATCAATCTTTTATCTGCTGGGATTTTTAGGTTTGTTGTTTTTAACGATTGGATTTTATTTAAGGCAATCTTATCGCGATCGGTAA
- a CDS encoding cytochrome P450, producing MNLPRSGTPRFFQKLQWVINPVGYMETHAQRYPDLFKAEVVGFGDTLVFVSHPQAIQYILTHDNKQLSTPGKVNEIVEPLLGEYSVIMLDGDRHRRQRQLLMPPFHGDRMRSYGEMIREIAATVMKEVPTSQPFLARSVMSQISSQVMLKTVFGLDVAGENYHEIKYLMTSMLDVFNTPAASGLLFFKQLQVDLGRWSPWGYFLRIREKIDKLLYAEIANRRQQDLSDRLDILSLLMSARDTEGEAMTDKELRDELLTLLFAGYETTASAMSWGLYWIHALPEVKNRLREEIASLGDNPAPMDIFGLPYLTAVCNEVLRLYPVAMLTFPRRVEEPMELLGYSLKAGTDLVGCIYLLHHREDLYPDSYQFKPERFLERQFSPYEFMPFGGGKRRCIGAALAAYEMKLVLATILSGYDVKLAEKGPVKPQRRGVTLSPAGGIKMIKVGDRTPAERPLVASVG from the coding sequence ATGAATCTACCTCGTTCTGGGACCCCTCGATTTTTTCAAAAGTTACAGTGGGTGATCAATCCAGTGGGATATATGGAAACCCATGCTCAACGTTATCCAGACTTATTTAAGGCGGAGGTTGTTGGGTTTGGGGATACCCTTGTCTTTGTCTCTCATCCCCAAGCGATTCAATACATTTTAACCCATGATAACAAGCAATTGAGCACCCCCGGAAAGGTGAATGAAATTGTGGAACCTTTGCTGGGAGAGTATTCGGTTATTATGTTAGATGGCGATCGCCACCGTCGTCAGCGCCAATTATTGATGCCTCCGTTTCATGGCGATCGCATGAGGTCTTATGGCGAAATGATTCGCGAAATTGCTGCAACGGTCATGAAAGAAGTACCGACCTCACAGCCTTTTCTCGCTCGTTCAGTGATGTCTCAAATTTCATCCCAAGTGATGCTTAAAACCGTCTTTGGGTTAGATGTTGCCGGAGAAAATTATCATGAAATAAAATATCTGATGACTTCAATGTTAGATGTTTTTAACACTCCGGCTGCTTCCGGTCTTCTGTTTTTTAAGCAATTGCAAGTGGATTTAGGCCGATGGAGTCCTTGGGGATATTTTCTGAGAATTCGAGAAAAAATTGATAAATTACTCTATGCAGAAATTGCCAATCGGCGTCAACAAGACTTGAGCGATCGCCTCGATATCCTCTCCCTGTTAATGTCAGCGCGGGATACCGAAGGTGAAGCCATGACCGATAAAGAATTACGGGATGAATTGCTGACCTTACTGTTTGCGGGATACGAAACAACTGCCAGTGCCATGTCCTGGGGATTATATTGGATTCATGCGCTTCCAGAGGTCAAAAATCGTCTCCGTGAGGAAATTGCCAGTCTGGGAGATAATCCCGCACCGATGGACATTTTTGGACTCCCTTATTTGACCGCAGTCTGTAATGAAGTGCTCCGACTTTATCCGGTGGCGATGTTAACCTTTCCCCGGCGAGTCGAAGAACCGATGGAGTTATTAGGATACTCACTCAAAGCCGGAACGGATTTAGTAGGCTGTATTTATTTACTCCATCATCGGGAAGATTTATATCCCGATTCCTATCAATTTAAGCCAGAACGGTTTTTAGAACGGCAATTTTCTCCTTACGAATTTATGCCCTTTGGTGGGGGTAAACGTCGCTGCATTGGGGCTGCATTAGCGGCTTACGAAATGAAACTCGTATTAGCCACTATTTTATCGGGTTATGATGTAAAATTGGCAGAAAAAGGTCCAGTCAAACCCCAGCGCCGAGGGGTTACTTTATCTCCGGCGGGAGGAATTAAAATGATTAAGGTTGGCGATCGCACTCCCGCAGAAAGACCCCTAGTCGCTTCTGTTGGTTAG
- a CDS encoding calcium-binding protein: MNLFKKIIPDGFFDFLPGVGNDDQEEADAARDIAIKAAKFITLGPTGFVLSSVFSRLIGNVDVNQVGSQFLNRVNQLIESNQTAVNSTQFLNSVVGEIRNFVNSNEIAQRFSLTQVTDFVKTNLIENTTVQQGFSELINRAAQGSQLGRFVDADAASNLIEMALDDINWPGGLRGLEGDDRIIGSSGSDVANGNQGNDTIFGGEGDDFLRGGRDNDLLDGGPGNDILNGNLGDDTIRGGAGDDLIRGGQGNDVLYGDEGRDILIGDMGSDFLYGGADADDFILRADVAGTDAATADRILDFNAAEGDRIKLINVADLSNILLGAVDINSDGIGDTAIIDSNNRVLGVVMNVDVSDFNLLDYIQVVSAEDLGIDLLG; this comes from the coding sequence ATGAACTTGTTCAAAAAAATTATTCCCGATGGATTTTTTGATTTTTTACCGGGAGTCGGCAACGATGACCAAGAGGAAGCAGATGCGGCGCGAGATATTGCCATTAAAGCGGCCAAATTTATCACCCTGGGACCTACAGGTTTTGTCCTGAGTTCTGTGTTTTCCCGCCTGATTGGAAATGTTGATGTCAATCAAGTCGGTTCGCAATTTCTCAACCGGGTCAATCAATTGATTGAATCCAACCAAACGGCAGTTAATTCGACTCAGTTCCTCAACTCTGTGGTCGGAGAAATTCGTAATTTTGTCAATAGTAATGAAATCGCTCAAAGATTCTCATTAACTCAAGTAACTGATTTTGTCAAGACTAATCTGATTGAAAATACCACAGTCCAGCAAGGGTTTTCTGAACTGATTAATCGAGCGGCTCAAGGCAGTCAATTAGGGCGGTTTGTGGATGCAGATGCAGCCAGCAACTTAATCGAAATGGCGTTAGATGATATCAATTGGCCGGGAGGATTACGGGGTCTGGAGGGAGATGATCGCATTATCGGCAGCAGTGGTTCTGATGTCGCCAACGGCAACCAAGGAAACGACACCATCTTTGGGGGAGAAGGGGATGATTTTCTCCGGGGTGGCAGAGATAATGATTTGCTTGATGGAGGACCGGGCAATGATATTCTGAATGGCAATTTAGGGGATGATACCATTCGTGGCGGTGCAGGAGATGACTTAATTCGTGGAGGCCAAGGAAATGATGTTTTATATGGCGATGAGGGACGAGATATTCTGATTGGGGATATGGGGTCAGATTTTCTCTATGGCGGTGCCGATGCCGATGATTTTATCTTACGGGCGGATGTTGCCGGGACCGATGCTGCTACCGCCGATCGCATTTTAGATTTTAATGCCGCAGAAGGCGATCGGATTAAATTAATCAATGTAGCGGATCTCTCTAACATTCTCCTCGGCGCAGTTGATATTAATAGCGATGGCATTGGCGATACCGCCATCATTGATTCCAATAATCGAGTATTGGGTGTGGTGATGAATGTGGATGTTTCCGACTTCAATTTACTCGATTATATCCAGGTGGTCAGTGCAGAAGATTTAGGGATTGATTTACTCGGATAG
- the msrP gene encoding protein-methionine-sulfoxide reductase catalytic subunit MsrP gives MVLIRILKSWEIPEQQTTPETAFLSRRRFLKTAIAAGIGATVLPIAGCNSETNSDSLSELIQNTTPLANIPNNPNFIEGDRPITEQSFASRYNNFYEFGGTKSIWKSAQSLPTENWKVEVGGLVKNPRIYDIDEIQTQFPLEERIYRFRCVEAWAMVVPWIGFPMKRLIEAVEPTSAAKFVRFTSFYDPEITPGPGFHLGTLPWPYTESLRIEEMANELAFFATGIYGRTLPKQHGAPLRMVIPWKYGFKGAKSIVKIEFLAEQPATYWNTLVPSEYDLEANVNPTKPHPRWSQATERIVGSGPALSWKRQPTLPYNGYGEWVANLYST, from the coding sequence ATGGTTCTCATCCGCATCCTCAAATCCTGGGAAATTCCCGAACAGCAAACCACTCCAGAAACAGCCTTTTTGTCCCGTCGGCGCTTTTTGAAGACCGCCATCGCTGCTGGGATCGGGGCGACAGTTTTACCGATCGCTGGCTGTAACAGTGAAACTAACTCAGATTCCCTGAGCGAACTCATCCAAAATACCACGCCCTTAGCCAATATCCCCAATAACCCCAATTTCATAGAAGGCGATCGGCCCATTACCGAACAATCCTTTGCCTCTCGTTACAATAATTTTTATGAATTTGGCGGCACCAAATCAATTTGGAAATCTGCCCAAAGTTTGCCTACAGAAAACTGGAAAGTTGAAGTCGGTGGACTGGTCAAAAATCCGCGTATTTATGATATTGATGAAATTCAGACCCAATTTCCCCTAGAAGAACGCATCTATCGCTTCCGATGTGTAGAAGCCTGGGCAATGGTTGTTCCCTGGATTGGATTCCCTATGAAACGCCTGATTGAAGCCGTAGAACCCACCAGCGCCGCTAAATTTGTGCGATTTACCTCATTTTATGATCCAGAAATCACGCCGGGACCCGGGTTTCATTTAGGAACTTTACCTTGGCCTTATACCGAAAGTTTACGCATTGAGGAAATGGCTAATGAACTGGCCTTTTTTGCTACGGGAATTTACGGTCGGACCCTTCCTAAACAACATGGAGCACCCCTGCGGATGGTAATCCCGTGGAAATACGGGTTTAAGGGGGCTAAATCTATTGTTAAGATCGAATTTCTAGCAGAACAACCCGCGACTTATTGGAATACTTTAGTGCCGAGCGAGTACGATTTAGAGGCGAATGTCAATCCGACTAAGCCTCATCCGCGTTGGTCCCAGGCAACGGAACGGATTGTAGGTTCCGGACCGGCTTTATCTTGGAAACGTCAACCGACTCTTCCTTATAACGGGTATGGGGAATGGGTCGCTAATTTGTACTCCACCTGA